Part of the Labilibaculum antarcticum genome, TTTAAATGGTATTTATATCCGAGGGAACACTTCTCGTTTATATATTAAATATAGCAAAATCATTTATAAAAAGAAATTTGTGGGGCTTTCAGAAGAGCTATTTTAAGTTTTGATAAACTTATTTTGCAATTTAAAATTTTGGATTTTAGTAATAAAACCATTTATTTTTTTGTGAATTATAACTAATTCCGTAATATTGCAATTGAATTCAGATTAATTCTTCTCATTTAGAGGTCGAAAGATCAGGTTTCCTATTTTTCCAAATACAATTTCTATCTAAACAAAAAATCACCCAAAAAATATTAATATATCATTTATGTACGATATTCTTGAATTAAACAAGAAACTTGTGCCTGAATTACGAGAAATCGCTAAAGAACTCAACGTTAAAAAAATTGAGTCTTTTAAGAAACAGGATTTAATTTACAGAATCCTTGATCAACAGGCAATTGTAGCTTCTGAAAGGAAAACACCAGAAAAAAAGACTCCGCTAAAAAGAACTAAGAGTTCTGAAGGAGATAATAAGACTGAGGAAAGTCGATCCAGGTCGATTTTGCCAAAAAGAAGAAAGTCAGAGCAACCAGCTAAAGATGCTTTAGATGCTGTGGCTCCTCAAGAAGAAAATACAACACAAAAGGAAGCTCCTAGAAAACCTAGAAGAGATAAAAGGCAGGTTGTAGAAAAAGTGGAAGGTTCTTCAATAGAAGAGAAGAAAGAGGAGCAATCAGATGTTGTGGCTTCAGTTTCTGATTCTGTGACAGATGAAACTGCACAGACAGGCGAAAGACCTGTTAGACCACCAAGACCACCAAGACCACCAAGACCACCAAGATCGCCAAGATCAGAACGTCAGGAGAAGACTGAAGGACAGGCGAAGGTTGAAGGTGAGGCTAAAGCTGAGTTGGAGGTTAAGTCTGAAGGGCAAGAAGTTTCAACTAAAATTGAAAAATCAGAAAGATCTGAGAAATCAGAAAAACCTGAAGGACAGGAAAGCCCAACTAGAAAACGTTTTGAAAAACGTGAGAAAGAGAAATTATTTGAATTTGATGGAATAATTAACAATTCAGGTGTTTTGGAAATCATGCCTGATGGTTATGGATTCCTTCGTTCTTCGGATTATAATTATTTAAATTCTCCTGATGATATATATGTATCACAGTCGCAAATCAAATTGTTTGGTTTGAAAACTGGTGATACGGTTAATGGAACGATTCGTCCTCCAAAAGAAGGTGAGAAATATTTTCCATTAATTAAGGTCTCGAAAATTAACGGCAGATTACCTGAGGTAATTCGGGATCGTGTGCCTTTTGATCATTTGACTCCTTTATTTCCTAATGAGAAATTTAACTTGACTGGAAAAGGAATGAACACTATGTCAACACGTCTTGTTGATATGTTTGCTCCTATTGGGAAAGGACAACGAGGACTTATTGTTGCGCAGCCAAAAACAGGTAAAACTGTTCTTTTGAAAGAAATTGCCAATGCTATTGCTTCAAACAATCCTGAAGCTTACATGATCATTTTATTGATTGATGAGCGTCCTGAAGAGGTTACAGATATGGCTCGTAGCGTAAATGCAGAGGTTATTTCATCTACTTTTGATGAGCCGGCTGAGCGCCATGTACGTGTTGCTAATATCGTTTTGGAGAAAGCTAAACGTATGGTAGAGTGTGGTCATGATGTTGTAATTCTATTGGATTCAATAACTCGATTAGCTCGTGCCTACAATACTGTTTCTCCTGCGTCAGGTAAAGTTCTTTCTGGAGGTGTGGATGCAAATGCATTGCACAAACCAAAACGTTTCTTTGGTGCAGCAAGAAATATCGAGAATGGTGGATCGCTTACTATTTTAGCGACAGCATTGACTGATACGGGTTCTAAAATGGATGATGTTATCTTTGAAGAATTTAAAGGTACTGGTAATATGGAGCTTCA contains:
- the rho gene encoding transcription termination factor Rho gives rise to the protein MYDILELNKKLVPELREIAKELNVKKIESFKKQDLIYRILDQQAIVASERKTPEKKTPLKRTKSSEGDNKTEESRSRSILPKRRKSEQPAKDALDAVAPQEENTTQKEAPRKPRRDKRQVVEKVEGSSIEEKKEEQSDVVASVSDSVTDETAQTGERPVRPPRPPRPPRPPRSPRSERQEKTEGQAKVEGEAKAELEVKSEGQEVSTKIEKSERSEKSEKPEGQESPTRKRFEKREKEKLFEFDGIINNSGVLEIMPDGYGFLRSSDYNYLNSPDDIYVSQSQIKLFGLKTGDTVNGTIRPPKEGEKYFPLIKVSKINGRLPEVIRDRVPFDHLTPLFPNEKFNLTGKGMNTMSTRLVDMFAPIGKGQRGLIVAQPKTGKTVLLKEIANAIASNNPEAYMIILLIDERPEEVTDMARSVNAEVISSTFDEPAERHVRVANIVLEKAKRMVECGHDVVILLDSITRLARAYNTVSPASGKVLSGGVDANALHKPKRFFGAARNIENGGSLTILATALTDTGSKMDDVIFEEFKGTGNMELQLDRKLSNKRIFPAVDITASSTRRDDLLLDPNQLNRIWILRNYLTDMNSIEAMQFLQDRLRKTKSNEEFLISMNDK